Proteins from a genomic interval of Clostridium sp. AN503:
- the murA gene encoding UDP-N-acetylglucosamine 1-carboxyvinyltransferase, which translates to MQEGLYLSVIRIQGLHCLKGKINIQGSKNAVLPVMAASLLHRGTVVITNVPGIQDVYCMMGILNYLGCECRMKDHELTICSERASVGQIPGELAGQMRSSIMLLGPLLGRFKEAVTSHPGGCSIGKRPIDLHLHGLKELGADIRVEGERITGSTMGLLGAEIVFPFPSVGATENIIMAAVAAQGTTVLSGAAKEPEIETLCLFLQEMGARIKGIGTSQLTIEGGADLHDVTFAIPGDRIVAGTYLGAVMCSGGDVLLAGAPVRHMDENIRLARRMGAEVSIRPEGLFVRMEGRPEAADFATGPYPEFSTDLQSVMMAVASIADGTSFIRETVFEKRFSTAKELQKLGAHIIIDGRTACVEGRFPLDGGTAQALDLRGGAALVVAGLAAARETEVGGYIHISRGYEDICRDLSSVGARIALVETEETD; encoded by the coding sequence GTGCAGGAGGGATTGTATTTGTCCGTAATTCGAATCCAGGGGTTACACTGCTTGAAAGGTAAGATAAATATACAGGGTTCCAAAAATGCGGTGCTGCCTGTCATGGCAGCATCTCTGCTTCATAGAGGAACAGTCGTGATAACCAATGTCCCCGGAATACAGGATGTGTACTGTATGATGGGGATACTTAACTATCTGGGGTGTGAGTGCCGGATGAAAGACCATGAGCTGACTATCTGCTCAGAACGGGCGTCTGTGGGACAGATCCCGGGTGAGCTGGCGGGGCAGATGCGTTCCTCTATCATGCTCTTAGGACCTCTTCTGGGCCGTTTTAAGGAGGCCGTCACAAGCCATCCCGGAGGCTGTTCGATCGGGAAACGTCCCATCGACCTGCATCTGCACGGCTTAAAGGAGCTGGGGGCAGACATCCGGGTGGAGGGAGAACGGATCACCGGTTCTACCATGGGCCTTCTGGGCGCTGAGATCGTATTCCCCTTCCCAAGTGTGGGAGCTACAGAGAATATCATCATGGCCGCCGTTGCGGCCCAGGGTACCACGGTCCTTTCCGGCGCCGCAAAAGAGCCGGAGATCGAGACCCTGTGCCTGTTTTTGCAGGAGATGGGGGCTAGGATCAAGGGCATCGGAACCTCGCAGCTGACCATCGAGGGCGGCGCAGATCTGCATGACGTGACCTTTGCGATCCCCGGAGACCGGATCGTTGCCGGCACCTATCTGGGTGCGGTGATGTGTTCGGGCGGAGATGTCCTGCTTGCAGGAGCGCCGGTACGCCATATGGATGAAAATATCCGGCTGGCGCGCCGTATGGGAGCGGAGGTATCGATCCGTCCGGAAGGGCTTTTCGTCCGCATGGAGGGGCGCCCGGAGGCGGCAGATTTTGCCACGGGGCCGTACCCGGAATTTTCTACGGACCTGCAGTCTGTGATGATGGCGGTTGCGTCCATTGCCGACGGGACCTCCTTCATACGGGAGACAGTATTTGAAAAACGGTTTTCCACAGCAAAAGAATTGCAGAAACTGGGGGCACATATTATAATAGACGGAAGGACTGCCTGTGTGGAAGGAAGATTCCCCTTAGACGGAGGAACGGCGCAGGCTCTGGACCTGCGCGGAGGAGCCGCGCTGGTGGTAGCCGGGCTGGCTGCCGCCCGGGAGACCGAGGTGGGCGGTTATATCCATATCAGCCGCGGTTACGAGGACATCTGCCGTGATCTGAGCAGCGTAGGCGCCAGGATCGCGTTGGTGGAGACAGAGGAGACAGACTAA
- a CDS encoding FtsW/RodA/SpoVE family cell cycle protein: MAKKNKPRRFYDYSLLFCVIFLTAFGLVMIYSASSYMAQLKYNNAAYFMMRQLKIAAGGLVLAIIISKIDYHWYARFAVFAYVLAYVLMIAVSLFGTKVNGKRRWLGVGSLSFQPTEFVKIALIVLLAAVITQMGKKINSWKAMGVIIGLSIPIAGIVAANNLSSGIIIVGIAFVMLFVACKVKWPFFACGGAAVLMIATAGPLATVLEKLKILKPYQLSRIHVWLDPEAYPMDGGYQVLQGLYAIGSGGLVGKGLGESIQKMGFVPEAQNDMIFSIICEELGLFGAVSVILIFLFMIYRFMLIANNAPDLFGSLIVVGVMAHIAIQVILNIAVVTNTIPNTGITLPFISYGGTSVLFLMVEMGMVLSVSNQIKLEK; encoded by the coding sequence ATGGCAAAAAAAAATAAACCCAGGAGGTTCTACGATTACAGCCTGCTGTTCTGTGTAATATTTTTAACGGCGTTTGGGCTGGTGATGATATACAGCGCCAGTTCCTATATGGCGCAGCTGAAGTACAATAATGCCGCCTATTTCATGATGCGTCAGCTGAAGATCGCGGCAGGAGGGCTTGTTCTAGCGATCATCATCTCCAAGATCGATTACCACTGGTATGCCAGGTTTGCGGTCTTCGCTTATGTGCTTGCCTATGTGCTGATGATCGCGGTATCTTTGTTTGGTACAAAGGTGAACGGCAAGAGACGCTGGCTCGGCGTGGGGAGCTTAAGCTTCCAGCCCACAGAGTTTGTAAAGATCGCTCTGATCGTGCTCCTGGCGGCAGTGATCACCCAGATGGGAAAAAAGATCAATTCCTGGAAGGCCATGGGGGTCATTATCGGCCTTTCCATCCCGATCGCAGGAATTGTAGCGGCAAACAACCTAAGCTCCGGTATCATCATTGTGGGGATCGCGTTTGTGATGCTGTTCGTGGCGTGCAAGGTCAAATGGCCGTTTTTTGCATGCGGCGGCGCGGCGGTGCTGATGATCGCCACAGCGGGGCCGCTGGCAACGGTCCTTGAGAAGCTCAAGATCTTAAAGCCGTACCAGCTCAGCCGTATCCATGTGTGGCTGGACCCGGAGGCTTATCCTATGGATGGAGGCTATCAGGTACTGCAGGGTCTTTATGCCATCGGGTCCGGCGGTCTCGTGGGCAAGGGCCTGGGAGAGAGCATCCAGAAGATGGGATTTGTGCCGGAGGCGCAGAATGATATGATCTTTTCCATCATCTGTGAGGAGCTGGGGCTGTTCGGCGCGGTATCGGTGATCCTGATCTTCCTTTTTATGATCTACCGGTTTATGCTGATCGCCAACAACGCGCCGGATCTGTTCGGTTCGCTGATCGTCGTGGGTGTGATGGCGCACATCGCGATCCAGGTGATCTTAAATATCGCCGTAGTGACCAATACCATCCCCAACACGGGGATTACGCTTCCGTTCATCAGTTATGGAGGCACGTCGGTTCTGTTTCTGATGGTGGAGATGGGGATGGTCTTAAGTGTTTCCAACCAGATAAAACTGGAAAAATAA
- the murD gene encoding UDP-N-acetylmuramoyl-L-alanine--D-glutamate ligase — protein MSNQKVLVAGSGKSGIAAAKLLLEMGGEVVLYDGNENLDPEKIKENFEEDAKLTIVLGELTRTDLLGVELSIISPGIPLTAPFVPVLDEAQIPIWSEIQLAYHVAKGKLAAITGTNGKTTTTALTGEIMKAHFEEVFVVGNIGIPYTEIALETTDKSVTVAEVSSFQLETIMDFHPNVSAILNITPDHLNRHGTMENYIEIKERVTVNQTEDDCVVLNYDDPVLREFAEKEDLKPKVFFFSSTQVLKEGIYLEGDVIVYAHGGRKEDVVNVRDLQLLGRHNYENVMAAIAISIRMGVPMDSIRMVVKEFKAVEHRIEFVLERAGVRYYNDSKGTNPDAAIQAIRAMPGPTVLIAGGYDKNSEYDEWIDAFGDKVKYLVLIGQTRDKIAECAREHGFTEIMYAEDMAEAVRVCAAYANTGDNVLLSPACASWGMFDNYEQRGDVFKECVRNL, from the coding sequence ATGAGCAATCAGAAAGTATTAGTAGCAGGTTCCGGTAAGAGCGGTATCGCCGCTGCAAAGCTTCTGCTGGAGATGGGCGGAGAAGTGGTGCTCTATGACGGCAATGAGAATCTGGACCCGGAGAAGATCAAAGAGAATTTTGAGGAGGATGCAAAGCTGACGATCGTGCTGGGGGAACTGACCAGGACGGACCTTCTGGGGGTGGAGCTTTCCATTATCAGCCCCGGCATCCCGCTCACCGCACCGTTTGTACCGGTGCTCGACGAGGCGCAGATCCCCATCTGGAGCGAGATCCAGCTTGCCTATCATGTGGCGAAGGGGAAGCTGGCTGCCATCACCGGGACCAACGGCAAGACTACCACCACGGCTCTGACCGGGGAGATCATGAAGGCTCATTTTGAAGAAGTATTTGTGGTAGGAAATATCGGCATCCCATATACGGAGATCGCTCTGGAAACTACGGACAAATCCGTGACGGTAGCAGAGGTGTCCAGCTTCCAGCTGGAGACCATCATGGACTTCCATCCCAATGTGAGCGCGATCTTAAACATCACTCCGGATCATTTGAACCGCCATGGCACCATGGAGAATTACATTGAGATCAAGGAACGTGTGACGGTCAACCAGACAGAGGACGATTGTGTGGTATTAAACTATGACGATCCGGTCCTGAGGGAGTTTGCCGAGAAGGAGGACTTAAAGCCGAAGGTATTCTTTTTCTCCAGCACCCAGGTCCTGAAGGAGGGCATCTACCTGGAGGGTGACGTGATCGTCTATGCCCATGGCGGCAGGAAAGAGGATGTGGTGAACGTCCGCGACTTACAGCTGCTTGGAAGGCACAATTATGAGAATGTGATGGCGGCCATCGCCATTTCCATACGCATGGGCGTACCTATGGATTCGATCCGTATGGTCGTCAAGGAGTTTAAGGCGGTGGAGCACCGCATCGAGTTTGTGCTGGAGCGTGCCGGCGTAAGGTATTACAACGATTCCAAGGGGACCAACCCCGATGCGGCCATCCAGGCGATCCGCGCCATGCCGGGACCGACCGTGCTGATCGCGGGCGGATATGACAAAAACAGTGAGTATGACGAGTGGATCGATGCGTTCGGCGACAAGGTAAAATATTTAGTGCTGATCGGCCAGACCCGTGACAAGATCGCGGAATGCGCAAGGGAGCACGGATTCACGGAGATCATGTATGCCGAGGATATGGCGGAGGCGGTGCGCGTCTGTGCGGCGTACGCCAATACCGGTGACAACGTCCTGCTTTCCCCTGCATGCGCAAGCTGGGGGATGTTTGACAACTATGAGCAGCGCGGCGACGTATTTAAGGAGTGTGTGAGAAACCTGTAG
- the mraY gene encoding phospho-N-acetylmuramoyl-pentapeptide-transferase, whose protein sequence is MINETILAIIIAFAISAILCPIVIPFLHKLKFGQQVRDDGPETHLKKQGTPTMGGLVILTSIVITSLFYLKEYPKIIPVLFVTVGFGIIGFLDDYIKIVMKRSEGLNPVQKLIGQFVITGVFAYYLLKSGEVGTTALIPFTGGFQNGYFLNMGILFVPFVFFVVLGTDNGVNFTDGLDGLCTSVTILVATFMTIVALGEKSGISPITGAVVGSLLGFLLFNVYPAKVFMGDTGSLALGGFVASSAFMMQMPFFIPLVGLIYLVEVLSVIMQVGYFKATGGKRIFKMAPIHHHFELCGWSETRVVAVFSITTAILCLVAYLGL, encoded by the coding sequence ATGATTAATGAAACTATACTGGCGATCATTATCGCCTTCGCCATCAGCGCGATCCTGTGTCCGATCGTGATTCCATTTCTCCATAAACTGAAGTTTGGACAGCAGGTGAGGGATGACGGCCCGGAGACGCATTTAAAAAAACAGGGAACCCCGACCATGGGCGGGCTGGTGATCTTAACCAGCATCGTCATCACGTCGCTGTTCTATTTAAAAGAATATCCGAAGATCATACCGGTGCTTTTTGTGACCGTGGGATTTGGGATCATTGGATTTTTAGATGACTATATCAAGATCGTCATGAAGCGTTCGGAGGGCTTAAACCCGGTCCAGAAGCTGATCGGGCAGTTTGTGATCACAGGCGTGTTCGCCTATTATCTGCTCAAATCCGGCGAAGTCGGTACCACGGCGCTGATCCCGTTTACGGGTGGATTTCAGAACGGCTATTTCCTGAATATGGGGATCCTGTTTGTACCGTTCGTGTTTTTCGTAGTGCTGGGGACGGACAACGGTGTGAACTTTACAGACGGATTAGACGGTCTGTGTACCAGTGTGACGATCCTGGTCGCCACCTTTATGACGATTGTGGCTCTGGGAGAGAAGAGCGGTATCAGCCCGATCACCGGAGCGGTGGTGGGAAGCCTTTTGGGATTTCTCCTGTTTAATGTTTATCCCGCCAAGGTGTTTATGGGAGATACCGGGTCCCTGGCTCTGGGAGGATTCGTGGCATCCAGCGCTTTCATGATGCAGATGCCGTTCTTTATCCCGCTGGTGGGACTGATCTATCTTGTGGAAGTACTGTCCGTCATCATGCAGGTCGGCTATTTCAAGGCGACAGGCGGAAAGCGGATATTTAAAATGGCACCGATCCATCATCACTTTGAGCTGTGCGGATGGTCAGAAACCAGGGTGGTAGCGGTATTCTCCATTACGACCGCCATCCTCTGCCTGGTAGCGTACTTAGGGCTGTAG
- a CDS encoding penicillin-binding transpeptidase domain-containing protein translates to MSSNQTHHRGRIAVLCFLLCLSMAGLMGRLMFLMLYRSEHYSQMAEDLHERERTIKAARGNIVDATGTVIATNRTVCTISVIYNQVKDREETIRVLSEELGLEADAVRKKVEKRSSREIIRTNVDKETGDRIRNFHMAGVKVDEDYKRYYPYDTLASKVLGFTGGDNQGIVGLEVAYESYLKGINGTILTMTDAAGVEIENAFEDRIEPVPGNDLHISLDVNIQQYAEQAAYETMERKGANRVSIIVMNPKNGEIMAMANVPEFNLNDPFTLNVEAPDGISAKEKQELLNQMWRNPAINDTYEPGSTFKIITAAAGLEAGVVSLTDNFSCPGFRIVEDRKIRCHKVGGHGAETFLQGAMNSCNPVFIDVGQRLGVDNYYHYFEQFGLKQKTGIDLPGEAGTIMHKKENMGLVELATVSFGQSFQITPIQLITTAASIVNGGNRVTPHFGVKVVNSEETTIHRFDYPVKEHIVSEETSATMRYILEQVVAEGSGKKAYIPGYRIGGKTATSEKLPRSLKKYISSFIGFAPANDPQVIALITIDEPQGVYYGGTIAAPVISDIFKNILPYLGIEETEEETVSVIPISG, encoded by the coding sequence ATGAGTTCCAATCAGACCCATCATCGGGGAAGGATAGCCGTCCTGTGCTTTCTGCTGTGCCTCAGCATGGCGGGACTCATGGGACGGCTTATGTTTCTTATGCTATACCGCTCTGAGCATTACAGCCAGATGGCGGAGGATTTGCACGAGCGCGAACGGACCATCAAGGCCGCGCGGGGAAATATCGTGGATGCGACCGGTACCGTGATCGCCACCAACCGGACCGTGTGCACCATTTCCGTGATCTACAATCAGGTAAAGGACCGGGAAGAGACTATCCGGGTCTTAAGTGAGGAGCTGGGGCTTGAAGCGGATGCGGTCAGAAAAAAGGTAGAGAAACGAAGCTCCCGGGAGATCATACGCACGAACGTGGATAAGGAGACTGGAGACAGGATCCGCAATTTCCATATGGCAGGCGTGAAGGTGGATGAGGATTACAAGCGTTATTATCCTTATGACACCCTGGCGTCGAAGGTGCTTGGATTTACCGGAGGGGATAACCAGGGGATCGTTGGGTTGGAGGTGGCTTATGAATCTTATTTAAAAGGGATCAACGGCACGATCCTGACCATGACGGACGCCGCGGGCGTGGAGATCGAGAACGCCTTTGAGGACCGGATCGAACCGGTCCCGGGAAACGATCTGCATATCAGCCTGGACGTCAATATCCAGCAGTACGCGGAGCAGGCTGCTTACGAGACCATGGAGCGCAAAGGTGCAAACCGCGTTTCCATCATTGTGATGAACCCGAAAAACGGGGAGATCATGGCGATGGCCAATGTGCCGGAATTCAATTTAAATGATCCGTTCACCCTGAATGTGGAGGCTCCTGACGGGATCTCCGCAAAAGAAAAGCAGGAGCTTTTAAACCAGATGTGGAGGAATCCGGCTATCAATGATACCTATGAACCCGGGTCCACATTCAAGATCATCACAGCGGCGGCAGGGCTGGAGGCGGGGGTGGTAAGCCTGACAGACAACTTTTCCTGCCCCGGTTTCCGGATCGTGGAGGACAGAAAGATCCGCTGCCACAAGGTGGGAGGGCACGGCGCCGAGACCTTCCTTCAGGGGGCTATGAATTCCTGCAATCCGGTGTTTATCGACGTAGGGCAGCGGCTTGGAGTTGACAATTATTACCACTACTTTGAGCAGTTCGGCTTAAAGCAGAAGACCGGGATCGACCTTCCGGGGGAGGCGGGGACTATCATGCATAAGAAGGAAAATATGGGGCTTGTGGAGCTGGCAACGGTCTCCTTCGGGCAGTCCTTCCAGATCACGCCGATCCAGCTGATCACGACGGCTGCCTCCATTGTAAACGGAGGGAACCGGGTGACGCCCCATTTTGGCGTGAAGGTGGTGAACTCAGAGGAGACCACGATCCACAGGTTTGACTATCCGGTGAAAGAGCACATCGTTTCAGAGGAGACCAGCGCCACCATGCGCTACATCCTGGAACAGGTGGTGGCGGAGGGAAGCGGCAAAAAGGCATATATCCCGGGCTACCGGATCGGCGGCAAGACAGCCACCTCGGAAAAACTGCCGAGAAGCTTAAAAAAGTATATTTCCTCCTTTATCGGCTTCGCGCCTGCCAATGACCCGCAGGTGATCGCACTGATCACGATCGATGAACCGCAGGGCGTATATTACGGAGGGACCATCGCAGCCCCGGTGATCTCCGACATTTTTAAGAATATTTTGCCGTATCTGGGAATTGAGGAAACAGAGGAAGAAACTGTTTCCGTGATTCCAATCAGTGGTTGA
- a CDS encoding penicillin-binding transpeptidase domain-containing protein: protein MRTSRNTNPDYQRQKDRNAGKRRSFNKYMQEKLAITVIVITLALFALIYVLYHIVTENKDSYNQIVLSQQEYDSRVIPYRRGDIVDRNGTYLATTEKVYNLIIDPKQIMSDQVDYLDATVAALVNVFGYDASAIRSLIEENPEKAYVRYARQLSFDQKEAFQSLQSETNKANAKNDSKARVKGVWFEEEYKRIYPYNSLACNVIGFATSDGGTGNGGIEQSYNNSLIGTNGREYGYLNDDSNLERVIKSAENGNTVVSTIDVNIQNVVERHIREWQNDPGSERIGVVVMNPNNGEVLAMANDKMFDLNNPRAASEGYTDDELYQLGLKEARGAYNRQHKDTDGATITVEQVPDHFSAEEIRSYGTQVAWNQEWRNYCISDTYEPGSPSKIFTVAAALEEGVVSPGDSFYCDGFQEVADRKIKCTAYRKGGHKNVTLEEALMVSCNDAMMQVAAKTGIKRFTKYQHMFGFGTKTGIDLPGEEDASTLVYDENNMKPVDLATSSFGQTYNCTMIQMAAAYASVINGGSYYEPHVVKQILNEQGSVVKKMDPKLVRETVSESTSNFINNALFRTVSEGTGKAAAIPGYDIAGKTGTAEKIPRSAKNYVLSFCGYAPANDPQVLIYVVVDTPHVEDQAHSTYASGVFQKIMSDILPYLNVFPSAEYEAENDAAAGELPEQEGITDNTSLQPGGTAEETTEAETKVYDTEEYIDSSEDTGTPDELPEGAEGTDEGYPEGALLTGETDPAETDSAGTDPAE from the coding sequence ATGAGGACATCCCGAAACACTAACCCTGATTATCAAAGACAGAAGGACCGCAATGCAGGGAAACGGCGGTCCTTCAATAAGTACATGCAGGAGAAGCTGGCGATCACAGTGATTGTGATTACGCTGGCTTTGTTTGCTTTAATTTACGTGCTGTATCATATCGTTACGGAGAACAAGGACAGCTACAACCAGATCGTCCTGTCCCAGCAGGAATATGACAGCAGAGTGATCCCGTACCGGCGCGGAGATATTGTGGACCGGAACGGTACTTACCTTGCCACAACAGAAAAAGTATATAATCTGATCATAGACCCCAAGCAGATCATGTCAGACCAGGTGGATTATCTGGATGCCACGGTTGCGGCCCTGGTCAATGTATTCGGATATGATGCATCTGCCATACGGAGCCTGATCGAGGAGAATCCGGAAAAAGCTTATGTGAGGTATGCAAGGCAGTTGTCCTTTGACCAGAAAGAGGCGTTTCAGAGCCTGCAGTCCGAGACCAACAAGGCCAACGCAAAAAACGATTCCAAAGCGCGGGTAAAGGGCGTATGGTTTGAGGAGGAGTACAAACGTATCTACCCCTACAATTCGCTGGCCTGTAATGTGATCGGGTTTGCCACCAGCGACGGCGGCACTGGAAACGGCGGTATTGAACAATCCTACAACAATTCCCTGATTGGGACAAACGGCAGGGAATACGGATATTTAAATGATGATTCCAACTTGGAACGCGTGATCAAATCGGCGGAGAACGGCAATACTGTGGTTTCCACGATCGATGTGAATATTCAGAATGTGGTGGAAAGACATATCCGGGAGTGGCAGAATGACCCGGGTTCCGAGCGGATCGGCGTGGTGGTAATGAACCCCAATAACGGCGAGGTCCTCGCCATGGCAAATGATAAGATGTTTGATTTGAACAATCCCAGAGCGGCCTCCGAGGGGTATACGGACGACGAACTTTACCAGCTGGGTCTTAAGGAGGCGCGGGGCGCTTATAACCGCCAGCACAAGGATACAGACGGAGCGACCATCACCGTGGAGCAGGTCCCGGACCATTTCAGCGCCGAGGAGATCCGTTCTTATGGCACGCAGGTGGCATGGAACCAGGAATGGCGCAATTACTGTATCAGCGATACCTATGAGCCGGGGTCCCCGTCCAAGATCTTTACGGTGGCAGCGGCGCTGGAGGAAGGGGTTGTCTCTCCCGGCGATTCATTTTACTGCGATGGTTTCCAGGAGGTGGCCGACCGGAAGATCAAGTGTACGGCATACAGAAAAGGCGGACATAAGAATGTGACCCTGGAGGAAGCTCTGATGGTTTCCTGCAATGACGCCATGATGCAGGTGGCGGCAAAAACCGGTATCAAGCGGTTCACAAAATACCAGCACATGTTCGGTTTCGGCACGAAAACCGGGATCGACCTGCCGGGTGAGGAAGACGCTTCGACACTGGTTTACGATGAAAACAACATGAAACCGGTGGATCTTGCCACCAGTTCCTTCGGTCAGACATACAACTGCACCATGATCCAGATGGCGGCGGCCTACGCTTCCGTTATCAACGGCGGTTCCTATTACGAGCCTCATGTGGTGAAGCAGATCCTCAATGAACAGGGATCGGTGGTGAAAAAGATGGATCCCAAGCTGGTCCGTGAGACCGTGTCGGAGAGCACCAGCAATTTTATCAACAATGCGCTGTTCCGGACAGTTTCAGAGGGAACCGGAAAAGCAGCTGCGATCCCCGGTTACGATATCGCAGGAAAGACCGGTACGGCGGAGAAGATCCCGCGCAGCGCCAAGAACTACGTATTATCATTCTGCGGATATGCTCCTGCCAACGATCCGCAGGTACTGATCTATGTGGTGGTGGATACTCCCCATGTGGAGGACCAGGCACACAGTACCTATGCCAGCGGGGTATTCCAGAAGATCATGAGCGATATCCTGCCGTACTTAAATGTATTCCCGTCAGCGGAGTATGAGGCGGAAAATGATGCGGCGGCAGGGGAGCTTCCTGAACAGGAAGGGATCACGGACAATACCAGCCTGCAGCCGGGAGGCACGGCTGAGGAGACCACGGAAGCAGAGACGAAGGTTTATGATACAGAAGAGTACATAGACTCTTCGGAGGATACGGGCACGCCGGACGAGCTGCCGGAAGGCGCCGAAGGAACAGACGAGGGTTACCCGGAGGGAGCGCTTCTGACAGGAGAGACAGATCCTGCGGAGACTGATTCTGCAGGGACAGATCCTGCAGAGTAA
- a CDS encoding cell division protein FtsL produces the protein MAARDRKMVQGSYVYGNTVRAAEPKRETVRPQQPSKHQQTVSRTVRRNQEKALQMDLPYVVMLTFAALCALYICVSYLHVQSSITGRIHNIELLEQELEQLKSENDALLTRINTDIDLDHVYKVATEELGMVYANRKQVILYDKTESEYVRQYEDIPKH, from the coding sequence ATGGCTGCAAGAGACAGGAAAATGGTACAGGGTTCCTACGTGTACGGCAATACCGTGCGCGCGGCAGAGCCTAAAAGAGAAACCGTAAGACCGCAGCAGCCGTCTAAGCACCAGCAGACGGTCAGCCGCACAGTCAGACGGAACCAGGAAAAAGCGCTCCAGATGGATCTTCCATATGTAGTGATGCTGACATTTGCGGCATTATGTGCCCTGTATATCTGCGTCAGTTATCTGCATGTGCAGTCCTCCATCACGGGCAGGATCCACAACATCGAATTACTGGAACAGGAACTGGAACAATTAAAGTCTGAGAATGACGCGCTTTTGACCAGGATCAATACAGATATCGATCTGGATCATGTTTATAAGGTTGCTACAGAGGAGCTGGGGATGGTGTATGCAAACCGGAAACAGGTTATCTTGTACGACAAAACAGAAAGCGAGTATGTAAGACAGTATGAGGACATCCCGAAACACTAA
- the rsmH gene encoding 16S rRNA (cytosine(1402)-N(4))-methyltransferase RsmH encodes MAFEHKSVLLMETIDSLAVRPDGVYVDGTLGGGGHALEVCRRLGEKGRLIGIDQDADAIRAATERLLPFQENVTIVRNNYENIAEVLAELGIGKVDGIYLDLGVSSYQLDTAERGFTYREDAPLDMRMDQRNSQTAADIVNTYSESDLYRIIRDYGEDRFAKNIAKHIVRNRQDKPFETTGELIETIKAAIPAKIRATGGHPAKRTFQAIRIELNHELDVLNRSIDTMIDLLNPGGRLSIITFHSLEDRIVKTRFRTNENPCICPPGFPVCMCGKKSKGVVVTRKPIVPTEDEIENNKRAKSSKLRVFERR; translated from the coding sequence ATGGCATTTGAACACAAATCCGTTTTGCTTATGGAAACCATAGACAGCCTGGCGGTCAGGCCGGACGGCGTCTATGTGGACGGTACGCTGGGGGGCGGCGGACATGCCCTGGAGGTATGCCGGCGTCTGGGAGAAAAAGGAAGGCTGATCGGGATCGATCAGGATGCGGACGCGATCCGCGCAGCGACGGAGCGCCTTCTTCCGTTTCAGGAGAACGTAACGATCGTAAGGAACAACTATGAGAATATCGCAGAAGTCCTGGCGGAGTTAGGCATTGGGAAAGTGGATGGGATCTATCTGGATCTGGGGGTTTCATCCTACCAGCTTGACACAGCGGAGCGCGGTTTTACCTACCGTGAAGATGCACCCCTTGACATGAGGATGGATCAGAGGAACAGCCAGACTGCGGCGGACATTGTGAACACATACAGTGAGTCGGATCTCTACCGGATCATCCGGGATTATGGAGAAGACCGGTTTGCAAAGAATATCGCAAAGCACATTGTAAGGAACCGGCAGGACAAGCCCTTTGAGACTACGGGAGAGCTGATCGAGACCATTAAGGCGGCGATCCCTGCAAAGATACGCGCCACCGGAGGTCATCCGGCAAAGCGCACGTTCCAGGCCATCCGGATCGAGTTGAACCATGAGCTGGATGTGCTGAACCGTTCCATTGACACGATGATCGACCTGCTGAATCCAGGCGGGCGTCTGAGCATCATCACATTCCATTCCTTAGAGGACCGGATTGTGAAGACCAGATTCCGTACCAATGAAAACCCGTGCATCTGTCCCCCGGGATTCCCGGTGTGCATGTGCGGCAAAAAGAGCAAAGGGGTTGTGGTCACCCGCAAGCCGATTGTTCCTACAGAAGATGAAATTGAAAATAACAAGAGGGCGAAAAGCTCCAAACTCCGTGTTTTTGAGCGGAGATAG
- the mraZ gene encoding division/cell wall cluster transcriptional repressor MraZ — protein MFMGEYNHTVDAKGRLIVPSKFREQLGDEFVVTKGLDGCLFVYENTEWKALEEKLHALPLTNANARKFSRFFLAGATTCEVDKQGRILLPAVLRDFAKIDKDAVLVGVGSRIEIWSRDVWNQSNTYDDMEEIAENMEGLGI, from the coding sequence ATGTTCATGGGTGAGTATAACCATACGGTAGACGCGAAGGGCAGGTTGATCGTCCCTTCCAAGTTCAGAGAACAGCTGGGAGACGAGTTCGTTGTGACAAAGGGACTGGACGGCTGTTTATTTGTCTATGAAAATACCGAATGGAAAGCCCTGGAAGAAAAGCTGCACGCCTTACCACTCACCAATGCCAATGCACGAAAGTTCTCACGTTTTTTCCTGGCAGGCGCCACCACCTGTGAAGTAGACAAGCAGGGACGGATTCTTTTGCCGGCAGTTTTGCGCGATTTTGCCAAGATTGACAAGGATGCGGTGCTGGTTGGCGTAGGAAGCCGGATTGAGATCTGGAGCAGAGATGTCTGGAATCAGTCCAATACCTATGATGACATGGAAGAAATCGCAGAAAACATGGAAGGTCTTGGTATATAA